One Frankia alni ACN14a DNA window includes the following coding sequences:
- a CDS encoding beta-ketoacyl synthase produces the protein MTVVDQAQRLDFVGEAFDPLAFAAPAPVPASPPPSPTAPSPADTSSTEINPTETNPTRTNPTELIRHLRATTAAAHASALRAQAVLQLRVLAGLDGGPARPVGRAALPAAPALPAAPALPAAGALPPVPAVPVGLPPAPVWPRVTTEASFKPLARSAVRTLGAADLDRLARGAIADVLGPPYDQDGHDRSVRLAADGGLLLAAVDAIELRGGRPGRGLVRARLVGPAPHGEGLVEAAAQAARLFAVYVGLHLVLLDAHFVDGAAPGLQVDPGGIGSGELELVLEVTDVDLVPRPALRADAEIRAVGGDQVLARVTDVTVGLREGAGRPVGPGPGGTTPVWLGRKNRFGDRAMLSEFHMAHFCRGDQEIALGPEFAGYTGRKATRLPSGGLLLVDRVLEVHGTRGDPASLAGGAWHVTEYDAPADSWYFADTANASMPNCVYMETSLQAALMIGYYLGATLGDPAASVSLRNLGGTARVLREVDLRDATIRQHSTLLSTTDMPGSSLQSFAYTLSVDGEPFYEGETMFGYFSDAALANQTGLDAGRSVPTWLEATSPRPATRTLDVAARRADPGAPLVARDHLALLDTLDVVDGGGRYGQGYLHAVRPIDPNDWFFARHFHLDPVIPGSLGVETVIQAMQEWLLDSPHAEGLVDPAFVLPVDAPFTWKYRGQFLPTDGETRLEVHLKEVRRAPGRVRVTADASVWKPGLRIYELIDVAVELRTDGAASW, from the coding sequence ATGACCGTGGTCGACCAGGCCCAGCGCCTCGACTTCGTCGGCGAAGCGTTCGACCCGCTGGCCTTCGCCGCACCCGCCCCGGTTCCCGCTTCCCCGCCTCCGTCCCCGACCGCCCCGTCCCCCGCCGACACCAGCTCCACCGAGATCAACCCCACCGAGACCAACCCCACCAGGACCAACCCCACCGAGCTGATCCGGCACCTGCGGGCGACGACCGCCGCGGCGCATGCGAGTGCCCTGCGGGCCCAGGCCGTCCTGCAGCTGCGCGTGCTGGCCGGGCTCGACGGCGGCCCGGCACGTCCGGTCGGGCGCGCCGCCCTCCCGGCGGCCCCTGCCCTCCCGGCGGCCCCTGCCCTTCCGGCGGCCGGCGCCCTTCCGCCGGTCCCAGCGGTGCCCGTCGGACTGCCCCCGGCCCCGGTGTGGCCCCGGGTGACGACCGAGGCGTCGTTCAAGCCGTTGGCCCGCAGCGCCGTGCGGACGTTGGGCGCCGCCGACCTCGACCGGTTGGCCCGGGGCGCCATCGCCGACGTCCTCGGCCCGCCCTACGACCAGGACGGCCACGACCGCTCGGTGCGCCTCGCCGCCGACGGCGGGCTGCTGCTGGCCGCCGTCGACGCGATCGAGCTGCGCGGCGGACGCCCCGGGCGGGGCCTGGTCCGTGCCCGGCTCGTCGGCCCCGCGCCGCACGGCGAGGGCCTGGTCGAGGCCGCGGCTCAGGCCGCCCGCCTGTTCGCGGTGTACGTCGGCCTGCACCTGGTTCTGCTCGACGCCCACTTCGTCGACGGCGCCGCACCCGGCCTGCAGGTCGACCCGGGCGGCATCGGCTCGGGCGAGCTCGAACTGGTCCTCGAGGTGACCGACGTCGATCTGGTGCCGCGGCCCGCGCTGCGCGCCGACGCCGAGATCCGCGCGGTCGGCGGCGACCAGGTGCTCGCCCGCGTCACCGACGTCACCGTCGGCCTGCGCGAGGGCGCCGGCCGACCGGTAGGACCCGGGCCGGGCGGGACGACGCCGGTCTGGCTCGGCCGCAAGAACCGCTTCGGCGACCGGGCGATGCTCAGCGAGTTCCACATGGCCCACTTCTGCCGCGGCGACCAGGAGATCGCTCTGGGCCCGGAGTTCGCCGGCTACACCGGCCGCAAGGCCACCCGGCTGCCGTCGGGCGGCCTGCTGCTCGTCGACCGGGTGCTGGAGGTCCACGGCACCCGCGGCGATCCGGCGTCGCTGGCCGGCGGCGCCTGGCACGTCACCGAGTACGACGCGCCCGCGGACTCCTGGTACTTCGCCGACACGGCGAACGCCTCGATGCCGAACTGCGTCTACATGGAGACGTCGCTGCAGGCGGCGCTCATGATCGGCTACTACCTGGGGGCGACGCTCGGTGACCCGGCGGCCTCGGTGAGCCTGCGCAACCTCGGCGGGACCGCGCGCGTGCTGCGCGAGGTGGACCTGCGCGACGCCACCATCCGCCAGCACTCGACGCTGCTGTCCACCACCGACATGCCCGGCTCGTCGCTGCAGAGCTTCGCCTACACCCTGTCCGTCGACGGCGAGCCGTTCTACGAGGGCGAGACGATGTTCGGCTACTTCAGCGACGCCGCACTCGCCAACCAGACCGGCCTGGACGCCGGCCGGTCGGTGCCGACCTGGCTGGAGGCGACCTCGCCGCGGCCGGCGACCCGCACCCTCGACGTCGCCGCCCGCCGCGCCGACCCGGGCGCGCCCCTGGTCGCCCGTGACCACCTCGCCCTGCTGGACACCCTCGACGTCGTCGACGGCGGCGGCCGCTACGGCCAGGGCTACCTGCACGCCGTGCGCCCGATCGACCCGAACGACTGGTTCTTCGCCCGCCATTTCCACCTCGACCCGGTCATCCCCGGCTCCCTCGGAGTGGAGACGGTGATCCAGGCGATGCAGGAGTGGCTGCTCGACTCGCCGCACGCCGAGGGCCTGGTCGACCCGGCCTTCGTGCTGCCGGTGGACGCACCGTTCACGTGGAAGTACCGGGGGCAGTTCCTGCCGACGGACGGGGAGACCCGCCTGGAGGTGCACCTCAAGGAGGTGCGACGCGCCCCCGGCCGGGTCCGCGTCACCGCCGACGCGAGCGTCTGGAAGCCGGGGTTGCGCATCTACGAACTCATCGACGTCGCCGTCGAACTGCGCACGGACGGAGCCGCCTCATGGTGA
- a CDS encoding type I polyketide synthase, which yields MTQPALPLSPSEPDGFDDRRLARTPIAIVGMSGLFPMARNHREYWQNVVDGVDCTTEVPSSRWDLNDYYDSDPASPDKTYSRRGAFIPDVEFSPLEFGLPPNQLEVTSTMQTLSLGVARDLLRDAGARDAAGVDADWYDSGRTGVVLGTTGPVPLMHPLAARLSTPVLRAAVRSCGLSEADADAISRKYVEAYAPWEENSFPGLLANVVAGRVANRLGLGGMNTTVDAACAASLSAVRLAVAELVDGRADTMITGGVDTENTIFIYMCFSKVQALSKSGTISPFSDDADGTLLGEGIGMLALRRLADARRDGNRIYAVIRGIGSSSDGRSKSIYAPRAEGQRVALDRAYHDADCSPASVELFEAHATGTAVGDRTELTALGGLLRDAGDERNYAALGSVKSQIGHTKGAAGTASLIKLALGLYHKVLPPTINVERPNSAVDFTDAPFYVNVANRPWIRDPHRPARRAAASAMGFGGTNFHVVLEEYSGDRSAVQVLHRTARAHLWHAPDVAALVELLRSGAPGGDGPIPADAARVGFVAVDDEGVEELRALALAQLERAPDATEWSHPRGVHFRRTARRGVTVAGLFAGQGSQYLDMGLDAAIGVPPVGAAFDEANAAFDGAERRLAPIVFPPPVFEAELRQGQETALRATEHAQPAIGALSVGQLRYLRDLGLRPAGYLGHSFGELTALHAAGALDAAGYFRLARERGLAMAPPAGDAGGDRGTMAAVPADRDRVTAMLAEHPDLVICNHNAPEQVVVGGPTEAVAAFVRRCADEGLDARPLPVSAAFHTRYVAHAVDRFAAALSTVGIGEPAAAVYSNTRGATYGADAAANAAVLARQLLEPVEFVDAVRAAHAAGCDVFVEFGPKQVLTRLVRQILPDADVVAIPTDAGPLGNSDVALKQAAVQLAVLGVELAGINRHQADPFEAIPAKGPTVTLSAPEYTPPARRAAYAAALDDGYRITAAGAPAAPALPAPRAESTSEVTTVEHVPTGATGAELTGAGVNGAGVDGAGINGAGLNGAGINGAGTHGAGVNGAGAHHSLTDAGPLEHAPVNGAGVNGAGINGAGTGGAGRNGAGYLPEPVAAHHPGPLPADGGAGLSASADILAQQVSLHAVYLDSQLDVANRLVGALQEYQRRGQTDERFTDAVATVAGQSVAIGQTHTRANEVLAQLAALELATADPGAPAQGGGPRPALPASLSPASSSAAPVAPREFPTTRAALTVAPIAAAPIPTAPFPTAPIAAAPIPTAPPVHAPSPLATAAPAPAPLPIPAQPATPDASGTGVLDREAVRGALVEVVAEKTGYAADMIDTGMDLEADLGVDSIKRVQVLGALRERFPQSPTVGPEQLAELRTLDQIADFVAAGAPGGSAEPASIVAAARPDAGGAVDREAVRGALVEVVAEKTGYAADMIDTGMDLEADLGVDSIKRVQVLGALRERFPQSPTVGPEQLAELRTLDQIADFVAAGAGSPTPAAAAVAAASVAAAPGGSAEPSAVPTAGASGAGTGTGVLDREAVRGALVEVVAEKTGYAADMIDTGMDLEADLGVDSIKRVQVLGALRERFPQSPTVGPEQLAELRTLDQIADFVAAAPPGSSGSPAASGGPEAGGVDPKAGEPAGAPRRTVRLVTLPGVDRLDRPYAESPVAVVVHRGDPGAGPILDGLRTRGWTVREADLDAATPGGPAVPTSDDVERTLAAAFEGRTDLALTVLTPRADRDDADRDDADWEHSVAVLAETVLVARHAHLSLSATAAGGSRAAFVTLTRLDGGLGHHGTAGAAASLLGGVGGVVKTLAAETPELFCRAVDIAPGLAGETVAELLDAELHDVARDTPEVGIDAASVRRTVIPGLFDPLAAADPADANLGATASGTATDGASDGAAEMVTVGADDVLIVSGGARGVTALCVRALAERAPARFVLLGRSALADEPDWAAGVADDGLKTAVIARLRADGTRPTPREVERIYQGLLAQREIRATVAAIAATGGRAEYVAVDVTDADALRAALAEVRGQVTGVVHGAGVLADALLPAKTAADVARVFAPKLTGLRALLDALDGAPLRHLILFTSVAGLYGNPGQADYAAANEALCRVAAAMRHDRPDWHVTAIDWGAWDGGMVTPALRELFQARGVELLAPDAGARAFADAFRPDRAGEVCVLVGPGRSLADPTAAGGPAVRARRPLTPIVDHPVIAAHRIGAHRVLPATFGLGWMINIVERSHPGRRVVEVRDFAVHKGIVFDGASPDGARVEAEPAVPGDAGRLLVRVAVRADGSGRLPVSHYAATFVLAAAEPSPVRPGPAVPGWPGYRLGEGPPDALAIYTEGTQFHAPRLQGMRRVLARGADRLVLECQLDDDQDLRAAFGGALHSPVLADVLLQGPPVLGRALLGQACLPLGIGRAEYFHPLPDAAPFVLVLDGARVDAGGGTATVTATACTPDGAVLVRFADVTVAATPGMAAKFAEAVQAWQQTPVADPTPTADPTPTDNEDVPS from the coding sequence GTGACCCAGCCAGCGCTCCCCCTGAGCCCGTCCGAGCCCGACGGTTTCGACGACCGTCGGCTCGCCCGGACCCCGATCGCGATTGTCGGCATGTCGGGCCTGTTCCCGATGGCCCGCAACCACCGCGAGTACTGGCAGAACGTCGTCGACGGCGTGGACTGCACGACCGAGGTGCCCTCCTCGCGGTGGGATCTGAACGACTACTACGACAGCGACCCCGCCTCGCCGGACAAGACCTACTCGCGGCGCGGCGCCTTCATCCCGGACGTCGAGTTCAGCCCGCTGGAGTTCGGCCTGCCGCCGAACCAGCTCGAGGTCACCAGCACGATGCAGACCCTCAGCCTCGGCGTCGCCCGTGACCTGCTGCGCGACGCCGGCGCCCGCGACGCCGCGGGGGTGGACGCGGACTGGTACGACTCGGGCCGCACCGGCGTCGTGCTCGGCACGACCGGCCCGGTCCCGCTCATGCACCCGCTCGCGGCCCGGCTGTCCACGCCGGTGCTGCGCGCGGCGGTGCGCAGCTGCGGGCTGAGCGAGGCCGACGCCGACGCGATCAGCCGCAAGTACGTGGAGGCCTACGCACCCTGGGAGGAGAACTCCTTCCCGGGTCTGCTCGCGAACGTGGTGGCCGGCCGGGTCGCCAACCGGCTCGGCCTCGGTGGGATGAACACGACGGTCGACGCGGCCTGCGCGGCGTCGCTGTCCGCGGTCCGCCTCGCCGTGGCGGAGCTGGTCGACGGCCGCGCCGACACGATGATCACCGGCGGCGTCGACACCGAGAACACGATCTTCATCTACATGTGCTTCTCGAAGGTCCAGGCGCTGTCCAAGAGCGGCACGATCAGCCCCTTCTCCGACGACGCCGACGGCACCCTGCTCGGCGAGGGCATCGGCATGCTGGCGCTGCGCCGCCTCGCCGACGCCCGTCGCGACGGCAACCGCATCTACGCCGTGATCCGTGGGATCGGCTCGTCCAGCGACGGCCGGTCCAAGAGCATCTACGCTCCCCGCGCCGAGGGGCAGCGCGTGGCGCTGGACCGTGCCTACCACGACGCGGACTGCTCGCCGGCGTCGGTGGAACTGTTCGAGGCCCACGCCACCGGCACCGCGGTCGGCGACCGCACGGAGCTCACCGCGCTCGGCGGCCTGCTGCGCGACGCCGGTGACGAGCGCAACTACGCGGCGCTGGGCAGCGTCAAGTCCCAGATCGGGCACACCAAGGGCGCCGCCGGCACCGCCAGCCTGATCAAGCTCGCCCTCGGCCTCTACCACAAGGTGCTGCCGCCGACGATCAACGTCGAGCGGCCGAACAGCGCCGTCGACTTCACCGACGCCCCCTTCTACGTCAACGTCGCGAACCGGCCGTGGATCCGCGACCCGCACCGCCCGGCGCGCCGGGCCGCGGCGTCCGCGATGGGCTTCGGCGGGACGAACTTCCACGTGGTCCTCGAGGAATACTCGGGCGACCGCTCGGCCGTGCAGGTGCTGCACCGCACGGCCCGCGCCCACCTGTGGCACGCCCCGGACGTCGCCGCGCTGGTGGAACTGCTGCGCTCGGGCGCACCCGGCGGCGACGGGCCGATTCCGGCCGACGCCGCCCGCGTCGGCTTCGTCGCCGTCGACGACGAGGGCGTCGAGGAGCTGCGCGCGCTGGCGCTCGCCCAGCTCGAGCGGGCCCCGGACGCGACCGAGTGGTCGCATCCCCGCGGCGTGCACTTCCGCCGCACGGCCCGGCGAGGCGTCACCGTGGCCGGCCTGTTCGCCGGGCAGGGCAGCCAGTACCTCGACATGGGTCTCGACGCCGCGATCGGTGTCCCGCCGGTCGGCGCCGCCTTCGACGAGGCCAACGCCGCGTTCGACGGCGCCGAGCGGCGCCTCGCGCCGATCGTGTTCCCGCCGCCGGTGTTCGAGGCCGAGCTGCGCCAGGGGCAGGAGACCGCCCTGCGCGCCACCGAACACGCTCAGCCGGCGATCGGCGCGCTCTCGGTCGGCCAGCTGCGCTACCTGCGCGACCTCGGCCTGCGACCGGCCGGCTACCTGGGCCACAGCTTCGGTGAGCTCACCGCGCTGCACGCCGCCGGTGCCCTCGACGCCGCCGGCTACTTCCGTCTCGCCCGCGAGCGTGGCCTCGCCATGGCGCCCCCCGCGGGCGACGCCGGCGGCGACCGGGGCACCATGGCCGCCGTCCCCGCCGACCGCGACCGAGTCACGGCGATGCTGGCCGAGCACCCCGACCTCGTCATCTGCAACCACAACGCCCCGGAGCAGGTCGTCGTCGGCGGGCCGACCGAGGCGGTCGCCGCCTTCGTCCGCCGCTGCGCCGACGAGGGCCTCGACGCCCGCCCGCTGCCGGTGTCCGCCGCCTTCCACACCCGCTACGTCGCCCACGCCGTCGATCGCTTCGCCGCGGCGCTGAGCACGGTCGGGATCGGCGAGCCGGCCGCCGCCGTCTACTCCAACACCCGCGGCGCGACCTACGGCGCGGACGCCGCCGCCAACGCCGCCGTGCTCGCCCGCCAGCTCCTCGAGCCGGTGGAGTTCGTCGACGCGGTCCGCGCCGCGCACGCCGCCGGCTGCGACGTCTTCGTCGAGTTCGGCCCGAAGCAGGTGCTGACCCGGCTCGTCCGCCAGATCCTCCCCGACGCCGACGTGGTGGCGATCCCCACCGACGCCGGCCCTCTCGGCAACTCCGACGTCGCGCTGAAGCAGGCCGCCGTCCAGCTCGCCGTGCTCGGCGTCGAGCTCGCCGGCATCAACCGCCACCAGGCCGACCCGTTCGAGGCGATCCCCGCCAAGGGCCCGACGGTGACCCTGTCCGCGCCCGAGTACACCCCGCCCGCGCGCCGGGCGGCCTACGCCGCGGCCCTCGACGACGGCTACCGCATCACCGCCGCGGGCGCCCCCGCCGCGCCCGCCCTGCCCGCCCCCCGGGCCGAGTCCACGTCCGAGGTGACCACGGTGGAACACGTCCCCACCGGCGCGACCGGCGCCGAGCTGACAGGCGCTGGGGTGAACGGCGCAGGTGTGGACGGTGCCGGCATCAACGGTGCCGGCCTCAACGGTGCCGGCATCAACGGCGCCGGGACTCATGGTGCCGGCGTGAACGGTGCCGGCGCGCACCACAGCCTGACCGACGCCGGCCCGCTCGAGCACGCACCCGTGAACGGCGCTGGAGTCAACGGCGCGGGGATCAACGGCGCCGGTACCGGCGGCGCGGGCCGCAACGGCGCCGGCTACCTGCCCGAGCCGGTGGCGGCCCATCACCCGGGACCCCTCCCGGCCGACGGGGGAGCCGGCCTGTCCGCCAGTGCGGACATCCTCGCTCAGCAGGTCAGCCTGCACGCCGTCTACCTGGACAGCCAGCTCGACGTGGCCAACCGTCTCGTCGGCGCGCTGCAGGAGTACCAGCGCCGCGGCCAGACCGACGAGCGGTTCACCGACGCGGTCGCCACCGTGGCCGGCCAGAGCGTCGCCATCGGCCAGACCCACACCCGTGCCAACGAGGTGCTCGCTCAGCTCGCCGCGCTCGAACTGGCGACGGCCGACCCCGGCGCCCCTGCGCAGGGCGGCGGACCCCGACCCGCCCTGCCGGCCTCACTCAGCCCGGCCTCGTCCAGCGCAGCACCGGTCGCTCCCCGCGAGTTCCCGACGACCCGGGCGGCGCTGACCGTGGCCCCGATCGCTGCAGCCCCCATCCCCACGGCCCCGTTCCCCACGGCCCCCATCGCCGCGGCGCCCATCCCCACGGCGCCCCCGGTCCATGCTCCGTCGCCGCTCGCCACTGCGGCCCCTGCTCCTGCGCCCCTCCCGATACCGGCCCAGCCGGCCACGCCGGACGCTTCCGGCACCGGCGTCCTTGATCGTGAGGCGGTGCGGGGTGCGTTGGTCGAGGTGGTGGCGGAGAAGACGGGCTATGCGGCGGACATGATCGATACCGGGATGGATCTGGAGGCCGATCTCGGGGTTGATTCGATCAAGCGGGTGCAGGTGTTGGGGGCGTTGCGGGAGCGGTTCCCGCAGTCGCCGACGGTGGGTCCGGAGCAGCTTGCGGAGCTGCGGACGTTGGACCAGATCGCCGACTTCGTCGCGGCCGGTGCGCCGGGCGGTTCCGCGGAACCGGCCTCGATCGTCGCGGCCGCCAGACCTGACGCCGGTGGCGCCGTTGATCGTGAGGCGGTGCGGGGTGCGTTGGTCGAGGTGGTGGCGGAGAAGACGGGCTATGCGGCGGACATGATCGATACCGGGATGGATCTGGAGGCCGATCTCGGGGTTGATTCGATCAAGCGGGTGCAGGTGTTGGGGGCGTTGCGGGAGCGGTTCCCGCAGTCGCCGACGGTGGGTCCGGAGCAGCTTGCGGAGCTGCGGACGTTGGACCAGATCGCCGACTTCGTCGCCGCCGGGGCAGGTTCGCCGACCCCGGCTGCGGCTGCGGTAGCGGCGGCCTCAGTAGCGGCGGCGCCGGGCGGTTCCGCGGAACCGTCGGCCGTCCCGACGGCCGGGGCATCTGGCGCCGGTACCGGCACCGGCGTCCTTGATCGTGAGGCGGTGCGGGGTGCGTTGGTCGAGGTGGTGGCGGAGAAGACGGGCTATGCGGCGGACATGATCGATACCGGGATGGATCTGGAGGCCGATCTCGGGGTTGATTCGATCAAGCGGGTGCAGGTGTTGGGGGCGTTGCGGGAGCGGTTCCCGCAGTCGCCGACGGTGGGTCCGGAGCAGCTTGCGGAGCTGCGGACGTTGGACCAGATCGCCGACTTCGTCGCCGCCGCGCCGCCCGGATCATCCGGATCACCAGCCGCGTCCGGCGGCCCGGAGGCAGGTGGTGTCGACCCAAAAGCCGGTGAGCCGGCCGGGGCGCCGCGCCGGACCGTTCGGCTGGTGACCCTGCCCGGAGTCGACCGGCTCGACCGCCCGTACGCCGAGTCCCCGGTGGCCGTCGTCGTCCATCGCGGCGACCCGGGTGCGGGACCGATCCTCGACGGCCTGCGGACGCGGGGGTGGACCGTGCGAGAGGCCGACCTCGACGCCGCCACCCCCGGCGGCCCGGCCGTGCCGACCTCCGACGACGTCGAGCGGACCCTGGCCGCCGCGTTCGAGGGGCGGACAGATCTCGCCCTGACGGTCCTGACCCCGCGCGCCGACCGGGACGACGCCGACCGGGACGACGCCGACTGGGAGCATTCCGTGGCCGTGCTCGCGGAGACCGTCCTGGTCGCCCGGCACGCCCACCTGTCGCTGTCGGCGACCGCCGCGGGCGGCTCCCGCGCCGCGTTCGTCACTCTCACCCGCCTCGACGGCGGGCTGGGGCACCATGGCACGGCCGGCGCGGCCGCGTCCCTGCTCGGCGGGGTCGGCGGGGTCGTCAAGACGCTCGCCGCCGAGACTCCGGAGCTGTTCTGCCGGGCCGTCGACATCGCGCCGGGCCTCGCCGGGGAGACCGTCGCCGAGCTGCTCGACGCCGAGCTCCACGACGTCGCCCGAGACACCCCCGAGGTCGGCATCGACGCCGCCTCGGTGCGCCGGACCGTCATCCCCGGCCTGTTCGACCCCCTCGCGGCGGCAGACCCGGCCGACGCGAACCTCGGCGCCACCGCCTCCGGCACCGCCACCGACGGCGCCTCCGATGGTGCTGCGGAGATGGTCACCGTCGGCGCGGACGACGTCCTCATCGTCTCCGGTGGGGCCCGCGGCGTCACGGCGCTGTGCGTGCGCGCCCTCGCCGAGCGCGCCCCCGCCCGCTTCGTGCTGCTCGGCCGGTCGGCCCTGGCCGACGAGCCCGACTGGGCCGCCGGCGTCGCCGACGACGGGCTCAAGACCGCCGTGATCGCCAGGCTGCGGGCGGACGGTACCCGCCCCACCCCACGCGAGGTGGAACGCATCTACCAGGGGCTGCTGGCCCAGCGCGAGATCCGCGCGACGGTGGCGGCGATCGCGGCCACCGGCGGGCGCGCCGAGTACGTGGCGGTCGACGTGACCGACGCCGATGCCCTGCGCGCCGCCCTCGCCGAGGTGCGCGGGCAGGTCACCGGGGTGGTGCACGGTGCCGGGGTACTCGCCGACGCGCTGCTGCCCGCCAAGACCGCAGCGGACGTGGCCCGGGTGTTCGCGCCGAAGCTGACCGGGCTGCGGGCACTGCTCGACGCCCTCGACGGCGCCCCGCTGCGTCACCTCATCCTGTTCACCTCCGTCGCCGGGCTGTACGGCAATCCCGGCCAGGCCGACTACGCCGCCGCCAACGAGGCCCTGTGCCGGGTGGCCGCGGCGATGCGCCACGACCGTCCCGACTGGCACGTCACCGCCATCGACTGGGGCGCCTGGGACGGCGGCATGGTGACCCCCGCCCTGCGGGAGCTGTTCCAGGCGCGCGGCGTCGAGCTGCTGGCCCCCGACGCGGGTGCCCGCGCCTTCGCCGACGCGTTCCGCCCCGACCGCGCCGGGGAGGTGTGCGTGCTCGTCGGGCCGGGCCGCTCCCTGGCGGACCCGACTGCGGCCGGCGGGCCGGCCGTGCGTGCCCGCCGGCCGCTCACCCCGATCGTCGACCACCCCGTCATCGCCGCCCACCGCATCGGTGCGCATCGGGTGCTCCCGGCGACGTTCGGCCTCGGCTGGATGATCAATATCGTCGAACGGTCCCACCCGGGCCGCCGCGTCGTCGAGGTCCGCGACTTCGCGGTGCACAAGGGCATCGTGTTCGACGGCGCGTCACCCGACGGCGCGCGGGTCGAGGCGGAGCCCGCGGTCCCGGGTGACGCGGGCCGGCTGCTGGTCCGCGTCGCGGTCCGCGCCGACGGCTCCGGCCGGCTGCCCGTGTCGCACTACGCGGCGACGTTCGTGCTCGCCGCCGCCGAACCGAGTCCGGTCCGACCCGGCCCCGCGGTACCCGGCTGGCCCGGCTACCGGCTGGGGGAGGGCCCGCCCGACGCCCTGGCCATCTACACCGAGGGCACCCAGTTCCACGCCCCGCGCCTGCAGGGCATGCGCCGGGTGCTGGCCCGCGGCGCCGACCGGCTGGTCCTCGAATGCCAGCTCGACGACGACCAGGACCTGCGCGCCGCGTTCGGGGGCGCGCTGCACAGCCCGGTCCTCGCCGACGTGCTCCTGCAGGGACCGCCGGTGCTCGGCAGGGCCCTGCTCGGCCAGGCCTGCCTGCCGCTGGGTATCGGCCGCGCCGAGTACTTCCATCCCCTGCCCGACGCCGCGCCCTTCGTCCTCGTACTGGACGGGGCGCGGGTGGACGCCGGCGGTGGCACGGCGACCGTGACCGCCACCGCCTGCACCCCGGACGGCGCCGTCCTGGTGCGGTTCGCCGACGTCACGGTCGCCGCGACGCCCGGCATGGCCGCAAAGTTCGCCGAGGCCGTCCAGGCCTGGCAGCAGACCCCCGTCGCGGACCCCACCCCGACCGCGGACCCCACCCCGACCGACAACGAGGACGTCCCGTCATGA